A genome region from Dreissena polymorpha isolate Duluth1 chromosome 16, UMN_Dpol_1.0, whole genome shotgun sequence includes the following:
- the LOC127861502 gene encoding uncharacterized methyltransferase YdaC-like — translation MGQVVAKQVSKNLARPDSGPFGWLVARKFLQLNKVLEVNAVKVCDIQPDDKVLEVGFGPGLGLQAAYKRVKDGKGEVHGIEISERMLKMAEGSLSQEILAKKVQLKFCSVKKLPYDPNYFDKIFHVNCYYFWPDLDMAMQELQRVIKPQGKLVTTLNLERLKEVKSKNMMQCGNFDPDRYMKALERNGFTNIKMADIKDKIAFQSITATANKN, via the exons ATGGGGCAAGTGGTGGCCAAGCAAGTGTCTAAGAATCTTGCAAGGCCAGACTCTGGACCATTTGGATGGCTTGTTGCT AGAAAATTTTTGCAACTCAATAAAGTCCTTGAGGTGAATGCTGTAAAAGTGTGTGACATACAGCCAGATGACAAGGTCCTAGAGGTGGGTTTTGGACCAGGGTTAGGGCTTCAAGCAGCTTATAAGCGTGTTAAAG ATGGAAAAGGAGAAGTCCATGGGATAGAAATTTCTGAAAGAATGCTGAAGATGGCTGAAGGTAGCCTCAGCCAAGAAATCTTAGCCAAGAAAGTGCAACTGAAATTTTGCTCAGTGAAAAAACTTCCTTATGACCCGAACTACTTTGATAAGATCTTCCATGTGAACTGTTACTATTTTTGGCCTGACCTTGACATGGCCATGCAAGAACTCCAGAGAGTAATCAAACCCCAAGGAAAACTAGTGACAACGCTGAATCTTGAACGGCTTAAAGAGGTGAAGAGCAAGAATATGATGCAGTGTGGAAATTTCGACCCTGATCGATACATGAAAGCACTGGAACGTAACGGCTTTACCAACATTAAGATGGCTGACATAAAAGACAAGATTGCCTTTCAATCAATAACAGCTACTGCAAACAAAAATTAA